Proteins from one Muntiacus reevesi chromosome X, mMunRee1.1, whole genome shotgun sequence genomic window:
- the LOC136153323 gene encoding heat shock transcription factor, X-linked member 3-like, whose product MASQSSHEAQAALLAPSTDGEPSAGDPRDSSPDPNVDSGEALEKQGDQPESSDPGLHDNMPPQGLNPEMANENEINASFGLSFPRKLWRIVEDATFTSVHWNDTGDMVVIEADLFQMEVLQRRGIDQISETDSIKSFIRELNLYGFRKIRSSGRSERRKKLMIYRNSNFQRDKPLLLQNIQRKGNPRTTSQPATGTTETPKRKKRVMATRHSPRLHHNEFTQEVGNKVQKGMTTACRTPSQCSFVFSDLWSMGSVASQAGGNHLPSEQGGPSGESPSNSATSVSPATAGRDSPGELPESPPVYPDNESVMTLYNTCYSSLMAGLLFMAPDEAPESEEEQEDSSDHKCNLCEQAKKKPNP is encoded by the exons ATGGCTAGTCAGAGTTCCCATGAGGCACAGGCAGCGCTGCTGGCCCCATCTACTGATGGGGAGCCCTCAGCAGGGGACCCCCGTGATTCCTCCCCAGATCCAAATGTGGATTCAGGGGAGGCTTTGGAAAAGCAGGGTGACCAACCTGAGAGCTCAGATCCAGGCCTCCATGACAATATGCCCCCACAGGGCCTGAACCCAGAAATGGCCAACGAGAATGAGATCAACGCCAGCTTTGGGCTGTCCTTTCCCAGGAAGCTCTGGAGGATCGTGGAGGATGCGACCTTCACCTCTGTGCACTGGAATGATACGGGAGACATGGTGGTCATCGAGGCAGATCTCTTCCAGATGGAGGTCCTCCAGCGCAGAGGCATCGATCAGATCTCCGAGACAGACAGCATAAAGAGCTTCATTCGTGAACTGAACCTGTACGGGTTCAGAAAAATTCGCTCTTCAGGTCgctctgaaagaagaaagaagttgaTG atctatCGCAACTCCAATTTTCAGAGAGACaagcctctcctcctgcagaaCATACAGAGGAAAGGCAACCCCAGAACAACTTCTCAACCTGCCACTGGAACAACAGagaccccaaagagaaagaagcgaGTGATGGCGACCAGACACTCTCCCCGACTCCACCACAATGAGTTCACCCAAGAGGTTGGCAACAAAGTCCAGAAGGGAATGACCACTGCTTGCAGAACCCCCAGCCAGTGCTCATTTGTGTTTTCTGACCTTTGGTCTATGGGtagtgtagccagccaggctgggGGAAACCATCTCCCCAGTGAGCAGGGTGGCCCCAGTGGAGAAAGCCCATCCAACAGTGCCACATCTGTGTCCCCAGCTACTGCTGGAAGGGACAGCCCAGGGGAACTGCCTGAGAGCCCCCCAGTGTACCCAGATAATGAATCAGTGATGACTTTGTACAACACTTGTTACTCCAGCCTGATGGCGGGCCTTTTATTCATGGCCCCAGATGAGGCCCCTGAgtcagaggaggagcaggaagatTCCTCAGATCATAAGTGCAACCTCTGTGAGCAGGCCAAGAAAAAGCCCAATCCCTGA